A region from the Corylus avellana chromosome ca7, CavTom2PMs-1.0 genome encodes:
- the LOC132187083 gene encoding aquaporin TIP1-2 isoform X2 produces MLIFVLAGEGSGMAFNKLTDNGSTTPSGLVAAALAHAFALFVAVSVGANISGGHVNPAVTFGAFIGGNITLLRTILYWIAQLLGSVVACLLLKFATGGQETSAFSLSSGVSVWNAVVFEIVMTFGLVYTVYATAVDPKKGNVGIVAPIAIGFIVGANILAGGAFDGASMNPAVSFGPAVVSWSWTNHWVYWLGPMAGAAIAAIVYDNIFIGEVTHEPLPTNDF; encoded by the exons atgcttatttttgttttggctgGGGAAGGATCTGGCATGGCTTTTA ACAAGCTTACTGATAATGGGTCAACAACACCATCTGGGCTTGTTGCTGCTGCGCTGGCTCATGCATTTGCACTTTTTGTGGCGGTTTCTGTTGGTGCAAACATTTCTGGGGGGCATGTAAACCCTGCTGTGACTTTTGGTGCTTTTATTGGTGGAAACATTACTCTGTTGAGGACCATTTTGTATTGGATTGCACAGTTGCTCGGCTCAGTTGTTGCTTGCTTGCTTCTTAAGTTTGCCACTGGTGGACAG GAAACATCAGCATTCTCCCTATCATCTGGCGTGTCTGTATGGAATGCGGTGGTTTTTGAGATTGTGATGACCTTTGGGCTTGTCTACACTGTGTATGCCACGGCGGTGGATCCAAAGAAGGGGAATGTAGGCATAGTTGCACCCATTGCAATTGGTTTCATTGTGGGTGCCAACATATTGGCTGGTGGTGCCTTTGATGGTGCATCCATGAACCCAGCAGTCTCCTTTGGCCCTGCCGTGGTTAGCTGGTCATGGACTAACCACTGGGTCTACTGGCTTGGCCCAATGGCCGGTGCAGCCATTGCAGCCATTGTCTATGACAACATCTTTATTGGCGAGGTTACACACGAGCCACTTCCCACCAATGATTTTTAA
- the LOC132187031 gene encoding receptor-like protein kinase THESEUS 1, which produces MFHSNTSCVTWILCVFCVPLAVCASFFPKDSFFIDCGGSKELKLDDGRVFESDSGNQHVGLSPDSHIVVSETRMGNSNDSTLCSSARVFKETSTYTINTKQIGRHWLRLHFHPVQNPHYHLKSAVFSVAANGITLLHWFSSSSNLGTKSCLFKEYVIQVDGSSSEKLVLTFSPLNGSIAFINGIEVISTPDGQFPSSAVPFPLRAAVEIPTHVAFETAYRINMGGPLLTSKDDPQWRIWETDQSFLVNVASAKNVTVDPASIKYLDGVSREIAPNLVYSTAQEMANANVINQRFNISWAFEVEPMFTYFIRMHFCDIVSITTGTLFFNVYVNNQSALDSFDISSKTMELSAAYFVDFIANTSASLNRILVQVGPSNLRNFPPNAILNGLEIMKMSNPSDSLVKNLRPDYIDSRIPKRKNWILLAITSSVSLAVLVLIFAVLYLYLHHPKKPRHETAHLGNSDSKVSVGSFASSTAHSLSLGRVLAFSEIREATKNFDQRLVLGVGGFGKVYKGVLENGVVVAVKRANPQSQQGCTEFRTEIEMLSKLRHRHLVSLIGYCEEFDEMILVYEFMAGGPLRKHLYGSDLPQLTWKQRLQVCIGAAKGLHYLHTGAAESIIHRDVKTTNILLDENLTAKVADFGLSKLGPTLDQTHVSTAVKGSFGYLDPEYYRRQQLTEKSDVYSFGVVMMEVLCARPAVNPALPREQINIAEWAMDLQKRGQLEKIIDPHLVGSVNLDSLRKFGETAEKCLAEHGADRPTMGDVLWNLEYALQLQEASMQMVSNENSANYIPDIPEWVNQIEPAEGDAADAISYKDSDTTTSSGVFSQLMDPKGR; this is translated from the coding sequence ATGTTTCATTCAAATACTTCATGTGTTACCTGGATATTATGCGTTTTCTGTGTTCCACTCGCTGTATGTGCTTCATTTTTTCCTAAAGATAGCTTTTTTATTGATTGTGGTGGAAGTAAAGAATTGAAACTCGATGATGGCCGGGTTTTTGAGTCCGATTCTGGGAATCAGCATGTGGGTTTGTCTCCAGACTCCCACATTGTGGTTTCTGAGACCAGAATGGGCAACTCAAATGACTCAACTCTCTGTAGTTCTGCTCGGGTTTTTAAAGAAACTTCAACTTACACTATAAATACTAAGCAGATTGGTCGCCATTGGCTGCGGTTGCATTTTCATCCGGTTCAGAATCCACATTATCATTTGAAATCTGCAGTTTTTTCAGTTGCGGCTAATGGAATTACACTGCTTCATTGGTTTTCATCGTCTTCGAATTTAGGCACAAAATCCTGTCTTTTTAAGGAATATGTGATCCAGGTGGATGGTTCAAGCTCAGAAAAGTTGGTGCTGACATTTTCTCCCTTGAATGGTTCGATTGCATTTATCAATGGGATAGAGGTTATATCTACGCCTGATGGGCAATTTCCTTCCAGTGCAGTGCCATTTCCCCTGCGGGCTGCTGTTGAGATCCCCACTCATGTAGCTTTCGAGACAGCTTATAGAATTAACATGGGAGGTCCTCTTCTAACTTCAAAGGACGATCCACAATGGAGGATATGGGAAACAGATCAATCTTTTCTTGTTAATGTTGCTTCTGCCAAGAATGTAACGGTAGATCCTGCTTCGATTAAATACCTTGATGGGGTATCGAGAGAAATTGCACCCAATTTGGTTTACTCAACAGCACAAGAAATGGCGAATGCAAATGTCATCAATCAGAGATTTAACATTTCATGGGCATTTGAAGTTGAACCCATGTTTACCTATTTTATTAGGATGCATTTTTGTGACATTGTTAGCATAACTACTGGTACTTTGTTTTTCAATGTGTATGTTAACAATCAATCTGCTCTAGATTCTTTTGATATCTCAAGCAAAACAATGGAACTATCTGCTGCTTACTTTGTAGACTTCATTGCCAACACTTCCGCGAGCTTGAATCGGATTCTGGTCCAAGTAGGTCCTTCCAATCTGAGGAATTTTCCACCCAATGCAATTCTAAATGGTTTGGAGATAATGAAAATGAGCAATCCGAGTGACAGCCTTGTCAAGAATCTTAGACCAGACTATATTGATTCCAGGATCCCCAAGAGAAAAAACTGGATACTGCTGGCAATTACTTCTTCAGTCAGTCTTGCAGTTTTGGTGCTCATCTTTGCGGTTTTATACTTGTATTTGCACCATCCAAAGAAGCCTAGGCATGAGACTGCTCATCTGGGAAATTCTGATAGCAAAGTTTCAGTTGGTAGCTTTGCTTCTTCAACAGCACATTCTCTTAGTTTAGGCCGTGTTCTAGCATTCTCTGAGATTCGTGAAGCAACAAAGAACTTTGATCAAAGGTTGGTTCTTGGTGTTGGTGGTTTTGGAAAGGTTTATAAAGGAGTGCTAGAAAATGGGGTTGTGGTTGCTGTAAAGCGAGCAAACCCACAATCCCAGCAAGGATGCACTGAATTCAGAACAGAAATTGAGATGCTTTCGAAGCTCAGGCACAGACACCTGGTTTCTCTTATTGGCTACTGCGAAGAATTTGATGAGATGATTCTTGTATATGAGTTTATGGCCGGGGGTCCCCTCCGTAAGCACTTGTACGGCTCAGATCTTCCCCAACTTACTTGGAAACAAAGGCTGCAAGTTTGCATTGGAGCTGCAAAAGGTCTGCACTACCTTCATACTGGAGCAGCAGAGAGTATCATCCACCGTGATGTTAAAACAACCAACATTCTACTCGATGAAAATCTCACTGCAAAAGTGGCAGATTTTGGATTGTCTAAATTAGGCCCTACTCTGGATCAAACCCATGTGAGTACTGCAGTAAAGGGGAGCTTTGGTTACCTTGATCCCGAGTACTATCGTCGACAACAACTCACAGAGAAATCTGATGTGTATTCTTTTGGAGTAGTAATGATGGAGGTTTTATGTGCTAGACCAGCTGTAAACCCTGCTCTTCCAAGAGAACAGATTAACATAGCAGAATGGGCCATGGACTTGCAAAAGAGGGGGCAGTTAGAGAAGATAATAGATCCCCATCTTGTAGGATCTGTTAATCTTGATTCCCTGCGAAAATTTGGTGAAACAGCAGAGAAGTGCCTAGCTGAACATGGTGCTGACAGGCCAACAATGGGAGATGTCTTGTGGAATTTGGAGTATGCTCTTCAGCTACAAGAGGCTTCTATGCAGATGGTTTCGAATGAGAATAGTGCAAATTATATTCCGGATATTCCAGAATGGGTTAACCAAATTGAACCTGCTGAAGGTGATGCTGCAGACGCTATTAGCTACAAAGACTCTGATACAACAACATCAAGTGGAGTATTTTCACAGTTGATGGATCCAAAGGGAAGGTAG
- the LOC132187541 gene encoding phragmoplastin interacting protein 1, which yields MVLSNKKLKQKLRAEVAESLEKSVGGKDRSSDGPKEPDPNAQPQLSLKLLLDTASQRPRLSKREKRRKALPLQGLKDSEENKGGGSEGLGEEKKKKRSKRKREEEEGKDGDLGEEKKKKKKKKRSKSKREEEEGKDGDLGSEGNGVVKETEKSKKKKKKKKNKKNKKNKGKIEEEQSKGGENGSEGQGVAETNRNSDSQAYEEVSAKVYAGGIPFYSSEDDIRSYFEGCGSITEVDCMRFPESGKFRGIAIITFKTEAAAKRALALDGSDMGGLYLKIQPYKATRSNKAPDFAPKIVEGYNRIYVGNLSWDITEDDLRKLFSDCKISSIRFGIHKETEEFRGYAHVDFSDSLSLTMALKLDQQIVCGRPVKISCAVPNKGTGTHSRSAPTIEVAENVAENAENAEIAGSTVSSGKIRRRTCYECGEKGHLSSACPKKQNAESTNSIAS from the exons ATGGTTTTGTCGAACAAGAAGCTGAAGCAGAAGCTAAGAGCCGAAGTCGCCGAGTCGTTAGAGAAATCCGTGGGCGGAAAAGACCGGAGTAGCGATGGACCGAAAGAACCAGACCCGAATGCACAGCCCCAATTGTCGCTGAAGCTGCTTTTGGACACGGCGAGCCAGAGACCCAGGTTGTCAAAGCGTGAGAAACGCAGAAAGGCCCTGCCTTTGCAGGGCTTGAAGGACTCTGAAGAGAATAAGGGAGGTGGGTCAGAGGGTTTGGgtgaggagaagaagaagaaaaggagtaagaggaagagagaggaagaggagggAAAAGATGGAGACTTGGgtgaggagaagaagaagaagaagaagaagaagaggagtaAGAGTaagagagaggaggaggagggaaaaGATGGAGACTTGGGTTCTGAGGGAAATGGGGTTGTGAAGGAGACCGAGAAatcgaagaagaaaaagaagaaaaaaaagaataagaagaataagaagaataaggGTAAGATTGAGGAGGAGCAGAGCAAAGGTGGTGAGAATGGAAGTGAAGGGCAAGGGGTCGCAGAGACAAATAGGAACAGTGACAG tCAAGCATACGAGGAGGTCAGTGCAAAAGTCTACGCTGGAGGTATTCCATTTTACTCGAGTGAGGATGATATTCGAAGTTACTTTGAAGGCTGTGGTTCAATAACTGAAGTTGATTGCATGAGGTTTCCTGAAAGTGGGAAGTTCAGAGGAATTGCCATTATTACTTTCAAG ACTGAAGCTGCAGCTAAACGAGCCTTGGCCCTTGATGGATCTGACAT GGGTGGATTGTATCTAAAAATCCAACCATACAAGGCAACTAGATCCAATAAAGCTCCTGATTTTGCCCCAAAAATAGTGGAGGGCTACAATAGAATCTATGTTGGAAATTTGTCATGGGATATAACTGAGGATGACCTGAGGAAACTTTTCTCAGACTGCAAGATATCATCCATACGTTTTGGTATACATAAGGAAACAGAGGAATTCCGCGGCTATGCCCATGTGGATTTCTCTGACAGTCTATCGCTGACAATGGCATTAAAGTTGGATCAGCAGATTGTGTGCGGGAGACCTGTCAAGATAAGTTGTGCAGTTCCTAATAAAGGGACAGGAACCCATTCAAGATCTGCACCTACAATTGAAGTAGCTGAAAATGTAGCTGAGAATGCTGAGAATGCTGAGATTGCTGGATCTACTGTCAGCAGTGGTAAGATAAGGAGGAGGACATGCTATGAGTGTGGTGAAAAGGGCCATTTATCATCAGCTTGTCCAAAGAAGCAAAATGCTGAATCAACAAATTCCATTGCAAGTTGA
- the LOC132187542 gene encoding F-box protein At2g39490 isoform X1, translating to MKESTLDLLSNLPEEILCRIIAFLPSESALETSFLSTRWRGLWNTTSVQHGTIEAAANAISGFLTHFDKLDPLRQPRKLQYHFGKDSILLATIAANNKLHVDFSSGKQEFPKLFDWPLELKHQNVTHQPSPSTFFVKTLYLKSVSSLTNEAVSSIVPNFQFLENLKIIECNGLQALEIDSSPKLKSLTILDCLQLKYFHIRCLKLRSFRYRGLLPWLWPEYHFNLTDAMLDFRRGPGNIGFKSCDFNPTLLTIKNAEILTLCKWTFEALIWPSISYFHSNFQFYKLKRLWWIDNSTQGYNSEALISFLKLCPALEQLFVTIDPKSYCMPSTATYSKNVIRHSEHGHLKVVKLEGFTNKEDEISLAEHLTKVGALEPLIIATSDGICLRSLEKVPLYQPKQQCWSNLENVASWSQDRKHTYKFVEVTGDISEVCPKHAHMGP from the exons ATGAAGGAAAGTACATTGGATTTGCTGAGCAATTTACCAGAAGAGATCCTTTGCCGCATCATTGCCTTTCTCCCCTCTGAATCTGCACTAGAGACCAGCTTCCTTTCTACTCGATGGAGAGGCCTATGGAACACAACTTCAGTGCAACATGGAACAATAGAAGCTGCCGCCAATGCAATTTCTGGATTCTTAACTCATTTTGATAAGCTTGATCCATTAAGGCAACCCCGGAAGCTTCAATATCACTTTGGCAAAGATAGTATCCTCCTAGCTACCATTGCAGCTAATAATAAACTGCACGTGGATTTCTCTAGTGGGAAGCAAGAATTTCCAAAGCTGTTTGATTGGCCGTTGGAGCTGAAGCACCAAAACGTTACCCACCAGCCAAGTCCCTCTACATTCTTTGTTAAAACTCTTTATCTTAAATCAGTAAGTTCTCTTACCAATGAGGCAGTGTCCTCTATAGTTCCCAATTTTCAGTTTCTTGAAAACTTGAAAATCATTGAATGCAATGGATTACAAGCTTTAGAAATTGATAGCAGTCCAAAGCTTAAAAGCTTAACCATCCTTGATTGTCTGCAATTgaaatatttccatattagatGTTTGAAACTTCGATCTTTCCGGTATCGAGGTCTTCTCCCTTGGCTTTGGCCCGAATATCATTTTAACCTGACAGATGCCATGCTAGATTTCAGACGAGGCCCTGGCAACATTGGCTTCAAGAGTTGTGATTTTAACCCAACTCTGTTAACGATCAAAAACGCCGAAATTCTTACCCTATGCAAATGGACTTTTGAG GCACTGATTTGGCCATCGATTTCCTATTTTCATTCAAACTTCCAGTTCTACAAATTGAAAAGGCTATGGTGGATTGATAATTCAACACAAGGGTATAACAGTGAGGCCTTAATCTCCTTCCTGAAACTGTGTCCTGCCTTAGAGCAACTTTTTGTCACT ATTGACCCTAAGAGCTACTGCATGCCAAGCACTGCTACATACTCAAAGAACGTCATTAGGCATTCAGAACATGGACATCTCAAAGTGGTTAAATTGGAGGGATTTACAAATAAAGAGGATGAGATCTCATTGGCAGAGCATTTGACAAAGGTAGGTGCCCTAGAGCCACTAATCATAGCAACATCAGATGGGATTTGCTTGCGGAGTTTGGAGAAGGTTCCTCTGTATCAGCCAAAGCAGCAATGTTGGAGCAACTTGGAAAATGTGGCATCCTGGTCACAGGACAGGAAGCATACCTATAAGTTTGTTGAAGTAACAGGAGATATCAGTGAGGTATGCCCTAAACATGCTCACATGGGTCCATAG
- the LOC132187083 gene encoding aquaporin TIP1-3 isoform X1, with product MPISRIAIGTPGEASRPDAIRAAFAEFFSMLIFVFAGEGSGMAFNKLTDNGSTTPSGLVAAALAHAFALFVAVSVGANISGGHVNPAVTFGAFIGGNITLLRTILYWIAQLLGSVVACLLLKFATGGQETSAFSLSSGVSVWNAVVFEIVMTFGLVYTVYATAVDPKKGNVGIVAPIAIGFIVGANILAGGAFDGASMNPAVSFGPAVVSWSWTNHWVYWLGPMAGAAIAAIVYDNIFIGEVTHEPLPTNDF from the exons atgcCGATTTCTAGAATTGCAATTGGTACTCCAGGAGAGGCTAGCCGTCCCGACGCGATTAGAGCTGCATTTGCCGAGTTTTTCTCCatgcttatttttgtttttgctggGGAAGGATCTGGCATGGCTTTTA ACAAGCTTACTGATAATGGGTCAACAACACCATCTGGGCTTGTTGCTGCTGCGCTGGCTCATGCATTTGCACTTTTTGTGGCGGTTTCTGTTGGTGCAAACATTTCTGGGGGGCATGTAAACCCTGCTGTGACTTTTGGTGCTTTTATTGGTGGAAACATTACTCTGTTGAGGACCATTTTGTATTGGATTGCACAGTTGCTCGGCTCAGTTGTTGCTTGCTTGCTTCTTAAGTTTGCCACTGGTGGACAG GAAACATCAGCATTCTCCCTATCATCTGGCGTGTCTGTATGGAATGCGGTGGTTTTTGAGATTGTGATGACCTTTGGGCTTGTCTACACTGTGTATGCCACGGCGGTGGATCCAAAGAAGGGGAATGTAGGCATAGTTGCACCCATTGCAATTGGTTTCATTGTGGGTGCCAACATATTGGCTGGTGGTGCCTTTGATGGTGCATCCATGAACCCAGCAGTCTCCTTTGGCCCTGCCGTGGTTAGCTGGTCATGGACTAACCACTGGGTCTACTGGCTTGGCCCAATGGCCGGTGCAGCCATTGCAGCCATTGTCTATGACAACATCTTTATTGGCGAGGTTACACACGAGCCACTTCCCACCAATGATTTTTAA
- the LOC132187542 gene encoding F-box protein At2g39490 isoform X2: MKESTLDLLSNLPEEILCRIIAFLPSESALETSFLSTRWRGLWNTTSVQHGTIEAAANAISGFLTHFDKLDPLRQPRKLQYHFGKDSILLATIAANNKLHVDFSSGKQEFPKLFDWPLELKHQNVTHQPSPSTFFVKTLYLKSVSSLTNEAVSSIVPNFQFLENLKIIECNGLQALEIDSSPKLKSLTILDCLQLKYFHIRCLKLRSFRYRGLLPWLWPEYHFNLTDAMLDFRRGPGNIGFKSCDFNPTLLTIKNAEILTLCKWTFEALIWPSISYFHSNFQFYKLKRLWWIDNSTQGYNSEALISFLKLCPALEQLFVTIDPKSYCMPSTATYSKNVIRHSEHGHLKVVKLEGFTNKEDEISLAEHLTKVGALEPLIIATSDGICLRSLEKVPLYQPKQQCWSNLENVASWSQDRKHTYKFVEVTGDISEKYDGQ, encoded by the exons ATGAAGGAAAGTACATTGGATTTGCTGAGCAATTTACCAGAAGAGATCCTTTGCCGCATCATTGCCTTTCTCCCCTCTGAATCTGCACTAGAGACCAGCTTCCTTTCTACTCGATGGAGAGGCCTATGGAACACAACTTCAGTGCAACATGGAACAATAGAAGCTGCCGCCAATGCAATTTCTGGATTCTTAACTCATTTTGATAAGCTTGATCCATTAAGGCAACCCCGGAAGCTTCAATATCACTTTGGCAAAGATAGTATCCTCCTAGCTACCATTGCAGCTAATAATAAACTGCACGTGGATTTCTCTAGTGGGAAGCAAGAATTTCCAAAGCTGTTTGATTGGCCGTTGGAGCTGAAGCACCAAAACGTTACCCACCAGCCAAGTCCCTCTACATTCTTTGTTAAAACTCTTTATCTTAAATCAGTAAGTTCTCTTACCAATGAGGCAGTGTCCTCTATAGTTCCCAATTTTCAGTTTCTTGAAAACTTGAAAATCATTGAATGCAATGGATTACAAGCTTTAGAAATTGATAGCAGTCCAAAGCTTAAAAGCTTAACCATCCTTGATTGTCTGCAATTgaaatatttccatattagatGTTTGAAACTTCGATCTTTCCGGTATCGAGGTCTTCTCCCTTGGCTTTGGCCCGAATATCATTTTAACCTGACAGATGCCATGCTAGATTTCAGACGAGGCCCTGGCAACATTGGCTTCAAGAGTTGTGATTTTAACCCAACTCTGTTAACGATCAAAAACGCCGAAATTCTTACCCTATGCAAATGGACTTTTGAG GCACTGATTTGGCCATCGATTTCCTATTTTCATTCAAACTTCCAGTTCTACAAATTGAAAAGGCTATGGTGGATTGATAATTCAACACAAGGGTATAACAGTGAGGCCTTAATCTCCTTCCTGAAACTGTGTCCTGCCTTAGAGCAACTTTTTGTCACT ATTGACCCTAAGAGCTACTGCATGCCAAGCACTGCTACATACTCAAAGAACGTCATTAGGCATTCAGAACATGGACATCTCAAAGTGGTTAAATTGGAGGGATTTACAAATAAAGAGGATGAGATCTCATTGGCAGAGCATTTGACAAAGGTAGGTGCCCTAGAGCCACTAATCATAGCAACATCAGATGGGATTTGCTTGCGGAGTTTGGAGAAGGTTCCTCTGTATCAGCCAAAGCAGCAATGTTGGAGCAACTTGGAAAATGTGGCATCCTGGTCACAGGACAGGAAGCATACCTATAAGTTTGTTGAAGTAACAGGAGATATCAGTGAG AAATATGATGGCCAATAA